A portion of the Vibrio coralliirubri genome contains these proteins:
- the rpmE gene encoding 50S ribosomal protein L31, protein MKAGIHPEYKAVTATCSCGNTFEFNSTLAKESIHLDVCDKCHPFYTGKQRIVDTGGRVDRFNKRFGALSSKK, encoded by the coding sequence ATGAAAGCTGGAATCCACCCAGAATACAAAGCAGTTACTGCAACTTGTTCTTGCGGCAACACATTTGAGTTCAACTCAACGCTAGCAAAAGAATCAATCCACCTAGACGTATGTGACAAATGTCACCCGTTCTACACTGGTAAGCAACGTATCGTAGATACTGGCGGCCGTGTTGATCGCTTCAACAAGCGTTTCGGTGCTCTTTCTAGCAAGAAGTAA
- a CDS encoding malic enzyme-like NAD(P)-binding protein: MSEDSSQAQSSQELSPQEQFRQQALDYHEFPIPGKIAVELTKPANSAEDLALAYSPGVAEPVREIAQNVDNVYKYTGKGNMVAVISNGTAILGLGNLGPIASKPVMEGKALLFKRFAGLDSIDIEVKHRTIDEFVDTVANIADTFGGINLEDIKAPDCFEIERRLIERCDVPVFHDDQHGTAIVTAAGMLNAIELQGKKLEECKIVCLGAGAAAVACMELLIKCGAQREKIYMLDRKGVIHTRRDDLNEYKELFANNTDKRTLEDVIEGADLFLGVSGPNLLPAEALTLMADKPVVFACSNPDPEIKPELAHEVRSDLIMGTGRSDYPNQVNNVLCFPFIFRGALDVRASEINDEMKLAAVKAIRELAKEEVPAEVLAAAGETALEFGKGYIIPKPMDPRLLPRVARAVAEAAVESGVARIEMPANYMA, encoded by the coding sequence ATGTCTGAAGACAGCAGCCAAGCTCAATCCTCTCAAGAATTATCACCTCAAGAACAATTCCGTCAGCAAGCTCTTGATTACCATGAGTTCCCAATTCCAGGCAAAATTGCCGTAGAACTGACGAAGCCTGCAAACTCTGCAGAAGACCTAGCACTTGCATACAGCCCAGGCGTGGCTGAGCCTGTTCGCGAGATCGCACAGAACGTTGATAACGTTTATAAGTACACAGGTAAAGGCAACATGGTTGCAGTTATCTCTAACGGTACAGCGATTCTTGGCCTAGGTAATCTTGGCCCTATTGCTTCTAAACCTGTTATGGAAGGTAAAGCGCTCCTGTTTAAGCGTTTTGCTGGTTTAGATTCTATCGATATTGAAGTAAAACACCGCACAATCGATGAGTTCGTTGATACGGTTGCGAATATCGCAGATACATTCGGCGGTATTAACCTAGAAGACATCAAAGCACCAGACTGTTTTGAGATTGAACGTCGCCTGATTGAACGTTGTGATGTTCCGGTATTCCACGATGACCAACACGGTACAGCGATTGTAACGGCAGCGGGTATGCTGAATGCGATCGAACTTCAAGGTAAGAAACTTGAAGAGTGTAAGATCGTTTGTTTAGGTGCTGGCGCAGCAGCGGTTGCTTGTATGGAGCTACTGATTAAGTGTGGCGCTCAGCGTGAAAAAATCTACATGCTTGACCGTAAAGGTGTGATCCACACTCGTCGTGATGACCTAAACGAATACAAAGAGCTGTTCGCAAATAACACTGACAAGCGCACGCTTGAAGATGTTATCGAAGGCGCTGACCTGTTCTTGGGTGTATCGGGTCCTAACCTACTGCCTGCTGAAGCACTAACGCTGATGGCTGATAAGCCAGTTGTGTTTGCATGTTCAAACCCAGATCCAGAGATCAAGCCTGAGCTTGCACACGAAGTTCGTTCTGACCTAATCATGGGTACAGGCCGCAGTGATTACCCTAACCAAGTAAACAACGTACTTTGTTTCCCATTCATTTTCCGTGGTGCACTAGACGTGCGTGCGAGCGAAATCAATGACGAAATGAAGCTGGCGGCGGTTAAAGCGATTCGTGAACTAGCGAAAGAAGAAGTTCCAGCTGAAGTACTAGCAGCTGCGGGCGAGACTGCACTGGAGTTCGGTAAGGGTTACATCATTCCTAAGCCAATGGATCCACGTCTACTTCCACGCGTAGCACGAGCAGTTGCGGAAGCGGCTGTTGAATCTGGCGTAGCTCGTATCGAGATGCCTGCTAACTATATGGCTTAA
- the metJ gene encoding met regulon transcriptional regulator MetJ has product MADWNGEYISPYAEHGKKSEQVKKITVSIPLKVLKVLTDERTRRQINNLRHATNSELLCEAFLHAYTGQPLPTDEDLRKDRPDDIPAEVKKLMTEMGIEFEAFDEE; this is encoded by the coding sequence ATGGCCGACTGGAATGGTGAATACATAAGCCCATATGCTGAGCATGGAAAGAAAAGCGAACAAGTAAAGAAAATTACAGTTTCTATCCCTCTAAAAGTGTTAAAGGTTCTTACTGACGAGCGTACTCGCCGCCAGATTAATAACCTACGCCATGCAACAAACAGTGAGCTACTGTGCGAAGCCTTTCTACATGCGTACACAGGCCAACCACTACCAACGGATGAAGACCTTCGTAAAGATCGTCCTGACGATATCCCTGCTGAAGTGAAAAAACTGATGACAGAAATGGGTATCGAGTTCGAAGCGTTTGACGAAGAATAA